In Lentimicrobiaceae bacterium, the following proteins share a genomic window:
- a CDS encoding acetyltransferase, translating to MYLYGASGHAKVIIDILTAQGVGVHGLFDDNETIKELLSYPVLRTDRVISPLIISVGDNKTRKKIAESLEVEYGKAVHPSAIVSEHSSIGEGTVVMQNVVIQSSCQIGKHCIINTSASVDHDCIVKDYVHISPNSALCGNVTLGEGTWIGAGSTIIPGVTIGKWCIIGAGSVVTKNIPDFSLAVGNRCEILKSLKKE from the coding sequence ATGTATTTGTACGGAGCAAGCGGACACGCGAAAGTAATTATTGATATTCTAACAGCACAAGGTGTTGGTGTCCATGGATTATTTGACGATAACGAAACTATTAAAGAATTGCTGAGTTATCCTGTTTTGAGGACTGACAGAGTAATTTCTCCTTTAATTATTTCAGTAGGCGACAATAAAACAAGAAAAAAAATAGCAGAAAGTTTAGAAGTTGAATATGGTAAAGCCGTCCACCCATCTGCTATAGTTTCTGAACATTCATCCATTGGTGAAGGAACGGTCGTTATGCAGAACGTAGTTATACAATCATCTTGTCAAATAGGGAAACATTGTATTATCAATACGTCAGCATCTGTTGACCACGATTGTATCGTAAAGGACTACGTGCATATCTCTCCTAATTCTGCACTTTGTGGAAACGTAACATTAGGAGAAGGGACATGGATAGGAGCTGGTAGTACTATTATACCTGGAGTAACAATAGGTAAATGGTGCATTATTGGAGCTGGCTCTGTGGTAACAAAAAATATCCCAGATTTTTCTTTGGCGGTGGGAAACAGATGCGAGATTTTAAAATCATTAAAAAAAGAGTGA
- a CDS encoding nucleoside-diphosphate sugar epimerase/dehydratase has protein sequence MKGFLHDFFKKISGKIVPRWLVLFIDVVIVVFSSLFVNILLYSFYFYDLSNYCWFMTHNTVVISVSSIVGFLIIGTYKGIVRHSDINDSLKIIKALAIAITIEIVAYIYLNFLTNYNFNIDLSLTLIFITNVVIFVLLLVFRFSVKLTFHYFTKNNNGNQINIIIYGAGDAGRVTQKVINSAKDKSNLKVVGFVDASPKLQGKVINGVKIYSPSELNNELVEKLKIEEIIFAILNISEKERVEILNNLVNLNNVKVKEIPPLSSWLDKQLSLSKIKEIKINDLLERKEIKLNLEEIEAFIKDKVVFVTGAAGSIGSEIVRQISNFSPKRVVLIDQAETPLHELQLEMFKNCPDFYKIIDFQICSVSDSVMLKHIFDKYKPDIVYHAAAYKHVPMMESNPISAVTANIIGTYITASLAKEYNCDKFIMISTDKAVNPTNFMGATKRVAEIICQGINNDPNNKTKFIITRFGNVLGSNGSVIHLFKKQIKDGGPVTVTHKDIERYFMTIPEACQLVLQASAFGNGGNIFMFDMGKPVKIADLAHKMIKLSGHTPNGDIDIIYTGLRPGEKLTEEMLMKDENLIETPNEKIKLANLTPVEYVMVDNIMNSIYEAYNQFDTYQIVKKVKLIVPEYKSNNSVFEKIDEEIELERGSKI, from the coding sequence ATGAAAGGTTTTTTACATGATTTCTTCAAGAAAATATCAGGCAAGATAGTACCTCGATGGCTTGTGCTTTTCATTGATGTTGTTATCGTTGTTTTTTCATCCCTATTCGTTAACATTTTACTTTACAGTTTCTACTTCTACGATTTAAGCAACTACTGCTGGTTTATGACTCATAATACTGTTGTAATTAGCGTATCGTCAATTGTGGGATTTTTAATTATAGGCACTTACAAAGGCATTGTCAGACACAGCGACATCAACGATTCATTAAAAATAATAAAAGCATTAGCAATAGCTATAACAATAGAAATTGTAGCGTACATATACCTCAATTTTCTTACCAACTATAACTTTAACATCGATTTATCGCTAACTTTAATTTTTATAACCAATGTTGTTATTTTTGTTTTACTGCTTGTATTCCGATTTTCTGTAAAACTTACTTTTCATTACTTCACCAAAAACAACAACGGTAACCAGATAAACATAATAATATACGGTGCAGGAGATGCAGGACGCGTAACACAAAAAGTTATCAACAGCGCCAAAGATAAAAGTAACCTGAAAGTAGTGGGGTTTGTCGATGCATCACCAAAACTTCAGGGTAAAGTTATTAACGGTGTTAAAATATATAGTCCTTCAGAGCTCAACAATGAGTTGGTTGAAAAACTGAAAATAGAGGAGATAATTTTTGCTATATTAAATATTTCTGAGAAAGAAAGAGTTGAAATATTAAACAACTTAGTAAATTTAAACAACGTTAAAGTAAAAGAAATACCGCCTTTAAGCAGTTGGTTGGACAAACAACTTTCACTTTCAAAAATTAAGGAAATTAAAATTAACGACCTGCTCGAACGCAAAGAAATTAAATTAAACCTTGAAGAAATTGAAGCTTTTATTAAGGATAAAGTTGTTTTTGTTACTGGAGCCGCAGGAAGCATTGGAAGCGAAATTGTCAGACAAATAAGTAATTTTTCGCCTAAGCGAGTTGTATTAATAGACCAAGCCGAAACTCCATTGCACGAGTTACAACTTGAAATGTTTAAAAACTGCCCCGATTTTTATAAAATTATAGACTTCCAAATTTGTAGCGTGTCGGATAGTGTTATGCTTAAACACATTTTTGACAAGTACAAACCCGATATAGTGTACCACGCCGCTGCTTACAAACACGTTCCTATGATGGAAAGTAACCCTATTTCGGCTGTAACTGCTAATATTATTGGAACATATATAACGGCATCTCTTGCAAAAGAATATAATTGCGACAAGTTCATCATGATTTCTACCGATAAAGCCGTTAACCCTACCAACTTTATGGGTGCTACAAAACGAGTCGCCGAAATAATTTGCCAAGGTATAAATAACGACCCAAATAATAAAACTAAATTTATTATTACACGATTTGGAAATGTTTTGGGCAGCAACGGCTCGGTTATACATTTGTTTAAAAAACAAATTAAAGACGGAGGTCCTGTTACCGTTACCCACAAAGACATAGAAAGATATTTTATGACCATACCCGAAGCATGCCAATTAGTACTTCAAGCATCTGCTTTTGGCAATGGCGGAAATATTTTTATGTTCGACATGGGAAAACCTGTGAAAATTGCAGACCTTGCTCACAAAATGATTAAACTCAGCGGACACACACCTAACGGCGATATAGATATTATTTATACAGGTTTGAGACCCGGAGAAAAACTAACGGAAGAAATGCTGATGAAAGACGAAAACTTGATAGAAACCCCCAATGAAAAAATAAAATTGGCAAACTTGACTCCAGTCGAATATGTTATGGTTGACAATATCATGAATAGCATTTACGAAGCATACAACCAATTTGACACCTACCAAATTGTAAAAAAAGTCAAACTAATAGTCCCTGAATACAAAAGCAACAATTCT
- a CDS encoding exosortase/archaeosortase family protein gives MKFKKLNKKQKRIIKDIVIFAILLFSFHYIYIFWSKNDYYPFQNQVNALFDKASVVVTKQSDWILTHIFKQPHTTEGIQITVDTVKGHTFTVEVSPGCTTLKQWLHWIFLMLLFPGPFKHKLWYIPLGLIAIHIANLIRITGLTLIVTQLPYHFAFFHNYIFKTFFYFVIFVMWLIWAEKIKRR, from the coding sequence TTGAAATTCAAAAAACTAAACAAAAAACAAAAAAGAATAATTAAAGATATTGTAATCTTTGCAATATTATTATTTTCATTTCACTACATATACATATTCTGGAGTAAAAATGACTATTACCCGTTTCAAAACCAAGTTAACGCATTATTCGATAAAGCCTCTGTCGTTGTAACCAAACAAAGCGACTGGATTTTGACGCATATTTTCAAACAACCACACACAACAGAAGGAATACAAATTACAGTCGATACAGTAAAAGGTCACACTTTTACAGTTGAAGTCAGTCCTGGATGCACAACTCTCAAACAGTGGCTGCATTGGATTTTTTTAATGCTTTTGTTCCCTGGGCCATTCAAGCATAAGCTTTGGTACATTCCCTTAGGTCTTATCGCTATACACATAGCCAACCTTATCCGAATTACAGGGCTTACCCTTATTGTTACCCAACTTCCCTATCATTTCGCCTTTTTCCATAATTATATATTCAAAACATTTTTCTACTTTGTGATATTCGTGATGTGGCTGATATGGGCTGAAAAAATAAAACGAAGATAA
- a CDS encoding DegT/DnrJ/EryC1/StrS family aminotransferase — protein sequence MSTNKSRIWLSSPHMGGEELENVIEVFESNWIAPLGPMVDGFEIDLQNYTGVKHAAALSSGTSAIHLALIILGVKPGDIVICQSMTFSASANPIAYLGATPVFIDSENETWNMNPDFLEMAIRDSITGKINGKPTLPKAIIPVHLYGMPAKMDEIIAIANSYNIPIVEDAAEALGSSYNNKKCGSFSDISILSFNGNKIITTSGGGALLSNNEEYVKKARFLATQARDQAPHYQHSNIGYNYRLSNVLAAIGRGQMQILDKRVEQKRKIFETYNKYFQDKNNIGYNVKFQPEMENSFSNRWLSCILVDPAENKNVDVEKIRLALAEDNIESRPLWKPMHMQPVFESCSFFGNNTAEYLFNNGLCLPSDSKMTENDFDRVFSVLDRIFV from the coding sequence ATGAGTACAAATAAAAGTAGAATTTGGTTATCTTCTCCACACATGGGTGGAGAGGAATTGGAAAATGTAATAGAAGTATTTGAAAGTAATTGGATTGCTCCATTAGGACCTATGGTCGATGGTTTTGAAATAGATTTACAAAACTATACCGGCGTTAAACACGCAGCAGCACTTAGCTCCGGAACCTCAGCCATACATCTGGCACTAATTATACTTGGCGTAAAACCAGGTGATATTGTTATTTGCCAAAGTATGACCTTCTCTGCCTCAGCAAATCCAATAGCATACTTGGGCGCCACTCCTGTATTTATCGATTCAGAAAATGAAACCTGGAACATGAATCCTGACTTCCTTGAAATGGCAATTAGGGACAGCATTACAGGAAAAATCAATGGCAAACCAACTCTACCAAAGGCTATTATACCTGTACATCTATACGGAATGCCTGCTAAAATGGACGAAATAATCGCCATAGCTAATAGTTATAACATACCTATTGTTGAAGATGCAGCCGAAGCATTGGGTTCTTCGTACAATAACAAAAAATGCGGCTCTTTTTCGGATATTTCTATTCTTAGTTTCAACGGAAACAAAATTATAACCACAAGTGGTGGCGGTGCTTTGCTAAGCAATAACGAAGAATACGTAAAAAAAGCTCGCTTCCTTGCTACTCAAGCCCGTGACCAAGCTCCACATTACCAACACTCAAACATAGGTTACAATTATCGCCTGAGTAATGTTTTAGCTGCTATTGGAAGAGGACAAATGCAAATTCTTGATAAACGCGTAGAACAAAAAAGAAAAATTTTTGAAACTTACAATAAATACTTTCAAGATAAAAATAATATTGGCTACAATGTCAAATTCCAACCGGAAATGGAAAACAGCTTTTCAAACAGATGGTTGTCGTGTATATTGGTCGATCCTGCCGAAAACAAAAACGTCGACGTTGAAAAAATCAGACTTGCCCTAGCAGAAGACAATATTGAATCCAGACCCTTATGGAAACCTATGCATATGCAACCTGTTTTTGAATCTTGCTCTTTTTTTGGCAATAACACCGCCGAATATCTCTTTAATAACGGACTGTGCTTGCCATCAGATAGTAAAATGACTGAAAACGACTTTGATAGAGTTTTTTCCGTACTTGACAGAATTTTTGTGTAA
- a CDS encoding SDR family NAD(P)-dependent oxidoreductase, whose product MPSTNNPFSIKDKHFLVTGASSGIGRAIAVECSKLGATLTITGRNAERLNQTLSMMDGNQHSSVIADLTSEEDRNKLIDELQIIDGLVNCAGVSDPLPFQFVSEKSIDFMMDNNFKAPTLLTQGIIKKKKLKRNSSIVFISSLSGVYLSMVGGALYSASKGAINGLIKGMALDLAPNYRVNSICPGIIETPILNDGLFIEGQLDMYRQKTPLKRNGFPEEVAYTAIYLLSDATKWMTGTNIVIDGGYMLN is encoded by the coding sequence ATGCCCTCAACTAACAATCCATTTTCTATAAAAGATAAGCACTTTTTGGTTACAGGTGCCTCATCGGGGATAGGTAGAGCCATTGCTGTCGAATGTTCTAAACTTGGTGCTACTCTCACTATTACCGGTAGAAATGCCGAACGGCTCAATCAGACTTTATCGATGATGGATGGTAATCAACATAGTAGTGTTATAGCTGATTTAACTTCCGAAGAAGATAGAAATAAGCTAATTGACGAACTGCAAATTATCGACGGCTTGGTAAATTGTGCCGGCGTTAGCGACCCGCTACCATTTCAATTTGTTAGTGAAAAGAGTATAGACTTTATGATGGATAACAATTTCAAAGCCCCTACTCTACTGACACAAGGTATTATTAAAAAGAAAAAATTGAAGAGAAATTCTTCCATTGTATTTATTTCTTCTTTGTCGGGCGTTTATTTATCAATGGTTGGAGGTGCTTTATATTCGGCTTCAAAAGGTGCCATTAACGGACTTATAAAAGGTATGGCTTTAGATTTGGCTCCAAACTACCGAGTTAATTCCATTTGCCCAGGAATTATTGAAACTCCTATTTTAAACGATGGACTTTTTATTGAAGGTCAACTAGATATGTACCGACAAAAAACACCACTCAAACGAAATGGTTTCCCCGAAGAGGTCGCCTATACTGCTATTTACCTACTATCAGACGCAACAAAGTGGATGACAGGCACAAACATTGTTATAGACGGCGGTTATATGCTGAACTAA